From Musa acuminata AAA Group cultivar baxijiao chromosome BXJ3-8, Cavendish_Baxijiao_AAA, whole genome shotgun sequence, one genomic window encodes:
- the LOC135644123 gene encoding uncharacterized protein LOC135644123 isoform X2 has protein sequence MEFGVRQETRLLVDEGLAAASCAYLPPFASTCLCKICHEEEEESSTSMETPCACSGTLKFAHRECIQRWCDQKGSNVCEICLQVFEPGYTVPEKKALVDVAVTIRESLEASRINYDPENPGSITVTDDAAGPGYTVCSPGSHGCTSCCRSVVITFTIMLLIRHLIAVIILGANHHTFGILTVFLLRASGILLPFYVVMWSISAVQQAQKQYQLEQLHRGVNLLVNGMEENEVEHNAI, from the exons atggaATTTGGCGTCAGACAAGAAACTAGATTGCTTGTGGACGAGGGATTAGCTGCCGCGTCTTGTGCTTATTTGCCTCCGTTTGCTTCCACATGTCTATGCAAAATATGccatgaagaggaggaagagagctcCACCAGCATGGAAACCCCTTGTGCTTGCTCTGGGACTCTGAAG TTTGCTCACAGAGAGTGCATCCAGAGGTGGTGTGATCAGAAAGGAAGCAATGTTTGTGAAATTTGCCTTCAG GTATTTGAACCAGGCTATACTGTTCCTGAAAAGAAGGCCTTGGTGGATGTAGCTGTGACCATCAG GGAAAGCTTGGAAGCctccaggattaattatgatccaGAAAACCCTGGATCCATCACTGTAACTGATGATGCAGCAGGCCCAGGTTACACTGTGTGTTCCCCTGGATCGCATGGATGTACCTCTTGCTGTCGATCTGTGGTTATCACG TTCACTATCATGTTGCTGATCAGGCATTTGATTGCTGTCATAATACTTGGGGCTAATCACCACACATTTGGCATCCTCACA GTGTTTCTGCTAAGAGCCAGTGGAATTTTACTGCCATTCTATGTAGTAATGTGGTCGATATCAGCAGTTCAACAGGCACAGAAGCAGTATCAGCTGGAGCAACTCCAT AGGGGAGTTAATTTATTGGTCAATGGAATGGAAGAAAATGAAGTTGAACACAACGCAATCTAA
- the LOC135644123 gene encoding uncharacterized protein LOC135644123 isoform X1, whose product MEFGVRQETRLLVDEGLAAASCAYLPPFASTCLCKICHEEEEESSTSMETPCACSGTLKFAHRECIQRWCDQKGSNVCEICLQVFEPGYTVPEKKALVDVAVTIRESLEASRINYDPENPGSITVTDDAAGPGYTVCSPGSHGCTSCCRSVVITFTIMLLIRHLIAVIILGANHHTFGILTVSVDLSLWSLVFLLRASGILLPFYVVMWSISAVQQAQKQYQLEQLHRGVNLLVNGMEENEVEHNAI is encoded by the exons atggaATTTGGCGTCAGACAAGAAACTAGATTGCTTGTGGACGAGGGATTAGCTGCCGCGTCTTGTGCTTATTTGCCTCCGTTTGCTTCCACATGTCTATGCAAAATATGccatgaagaggaggaagagagctcCACCAGCATGGAAACCCCTTGTGCTTGCTCTGGGACTCTGAAG TTTGCTCACAGAGAGTGCATCCAGAGGTGGTGTGATCAGAAAGGAAGCAATGTTTGTGAAATTTGCCTTCAG GTATTTGAACCAGGCTATACTGTTCCTGAAAAGAAGGCCTTGGTGGATGTAGCTGTGACCATCAG GGAAAGCTTGGAAGCctccaggattaattatgatccaGAAAACCCTGGATCCATCACTGTAACTGATGATGCAGCAGGCCCAGGTTACACTGTGTGTTCCCCTGGATCGCATGGATGTACCTCTTGCTGTCGATCTGTGGTTATCACG TTCACTATCATGTTGCTGATCAGGCATTTGATTGCTGTCATAATACTTGGGGCTAATCACCACACATTTGGCATCCTCACAGTGAGTGTTGATCTTAGTCTGTGGTCACTG GTGTTTCTGCTAAGAGCCAGTGGAATTTTACTGCCATTCTATGTAGTAATGTGGTCGATATCAGCAGTTCAACAGGCACAGAAGCAGTATCAGCTGGAGCAACTCCAT AGGGGAGTTAATTTATTGGTCAATGGAATGGAAGAAAATGAAGTTGAACACAACGCAATCTAA
- the LOC103993333 gene encoding calvin cycle protein CP12-1, chloroplastic-like — protein sequence MLMAATAASSVRLSTTGAVSTKAQLPRPQRPHARLLPLLGGRRRAVLAASAPSTPPDISDKVSESIKKAEDACSGDAVSGECAAAWDEVEELSAAASHARDKLKANSDPLENYCKDNPETDECRTYDN from the coding sequence ATGCTCATGGCGGCAACAGCTGCTTCCAGCGTGAGACTTTCCACCACAGGGGCGGTCTCCACGAAGGCACAACTCCCCAGGCCGCAGCGGCCTCATGCGAGGCTCCTCCCGCTTCTCGGTGGCCGGCGCCGCGCGGTGCTCGCCGCGAGCGCCCCGTCGACTCCGCCCGACATCTCCGACAAGGTATCGGAGAGCATCAAGAAGGCGGAGGATGCGTGCTCGGGCGACGCGGTGAGCGGGGAGTGCGCGGCCGCGTGGGACGAGGTGGAGGAGCTCAGCGCGGCGGCCAGCCACGCCCGGGACAAGCTCAAGGCCAACTCCGACCCCCTCGAGAACTACTGCAAGGACAACCCCGAGACCGACGAGTGCCGCACCTACGACAACTGA